In Gimesia benthica, a single window of DNA contains:
- a CDS encoding type I restriction endonuclease subunit R, whose product MFNEANSVEQMVLDACLQNGWQYIPGPSLLRNTSDVFVDSSLRAALIKLNPEIAEQPDRADEVLYKLRAILLAVQNDGLVRSNEALVEWLLGNKTLPFGPNGEHTTVRLIDFEHPENNELIICNQWTYKVGQLEKRFDIVLLVNGLPLVIGEAKTPVRPAVSWVDGASQIHDDYEQSVPAMFVPNLFSFATEGKLFRYGSIRMPLTKWGPWRDEEHHSEGTLDDVRQSIASMLHPEVVLDILQNFTIFATDKEHRRIKIICRYQQYEATNLIVDRVVEGRIKKGLIWHFQGSGKSLLMVFTAQKLRMHPQLGNPTVLIIVDRIDLDTQISATFNAADIPNLIKAESREALQTMLAQDLRKVIITTIHKFGEVDGVLNDRSNIIALVDEAHRTQEGNLGRAMRQALPNAFLFGLTGTPINRADKNTFYAFGADEDDQGYMTRYSFQDSIRDGATLPLHFEAPDVKLHIAQTAIDEAFKQITGDLSEQDRDDLSKRAAKMAALVKSPERVRGICEHIFHHFESKIDPNGFKGMIVAFDRECCDLYKKMIDEITGDPELSEVVMSVTQGEDEYQKYKRDRDEEEKLLDRFRNPNDPLKLLIVTSKLLTGFDAPILQVLYLDKPMKDHNLLQAICRTNRVLKDKTHGLIVDYIGIFDDVAQALTFDEKAVQLVISNLDELKKELPVRLQACLSFFPEVDRSLEGYEGLMLAQDCLPNNEKRDEFAAEYSLLSRLWEALSPDACLNPYTADYRWLTQVYESVKPASGNGKLLWHALGAKTIELIHEHTHLDAVHDDLETLIMDADVIDAVQDAGAKARRVAMQLIARLRKHAGDPKFVELGERLEKLRERHEKGLDDSKAFLKKLLQLAREVVEAEQKIEPADEQAKAKAALTELFQEVKNEETPIIVERIVDKIDEIVRIVRFDGWQSTSGGEREVKKALRRVLLDFKLHGDQELFDRAYGYIRQYY is encoded by the coding sequence ATGTTCAATGAAGCCAACTCAGTCGAACAGATGGTTTTAGATGCCTGCCTGCAGAACGGCTGGCAGTATATTCCAGGTCCCTCTCTGCTCCGAAATACTTCTGATGTCTTCGTTGATTCATCCCTACGGGCAGCACTCATCAAACTGAATCCTGAAATCGCAGAGCAGCCGGATCGGGCGGATGAAGTCCTCTACAAACTGCGGGCGATTCTGCTGGCGGTGCAAAATGATGGCCTGGTGCGGTCGAATGAAGCTCTGGTCGAATGGCTGCTCGGCAACAAAACGCTCCCCTTTGGTCCGAATGGGGAGCATACCACGGTCCGCCTGATCGATTTTGAACATCCCGAAAACAATGAGCTGATTATCTGCAATCAGTGGACATATAAAGTGGGCCAGCTGGAAAAGCGGTTTGATATCGTCCTGCTGGTCAACGGGCTGCCGCTGGTGATTGGGGAAGCAAAAACGCCGGTTCGGCCTGCGGTGAGCTGGGTGGATGGCGCCAGTCAGATTCACGATGACTACGAACAGAGTGTGCCGGCGATGTTCGTTCCCAATCTGTTCAGCTTTGCGACCGAGGGCAAACTGTTTCGCTATGGTTCCATCCGCATGCCTCTCACCAAATGGGGGCCCTGGCGGGACGAGGAACATCACAGCGAAGGGACCCTGGATGATGTCAGGCAGAGTATTGCCAGTATGCTCCATCCCGAAGTCGTGCTCGATATCCTGCAGAACTTTACGATCTTTGCGACAGACAAGGAGCATCGACGGATCAAGATTATCTGCCGGTATCAGCAGTATGAAGCGACGAACTTAATTGTTGACCGTGTTGTCGAAGGTCGCATCAAAAAAGGTCTGATCTGGCATTTTCAGGGGTCCGGGAAATCACTGTTGATGGTCTTTACCGCTCAGAAATTACGGATGCACCCGCAACTGGGAAATCCCACCGTGTTGATTATCGTCGACCGTATCGACCTGGATACGCAAATCTCAGCCACCTTCAATGCTGCCGACATTCCCAATCTGATCAAAGCAGAGAGTCGTGAAGCCCTGCAGACGATGCTGGCTCAGGATCTCCGCAAAGTGATCATCACCACGATCCACAAGTTTGGTGAGGTTGATGGTGTTTTGAATGATCGCAGTAATATCATCGCCCTGGTCGACGAAGCCCATCGGACGCAGGAAGGCAACCTGGGACGCGCCATGCGCCAGGCACTGCCGAACGCGTTTCTGTTTGGCCTGACCGGGACCCCCATCAACCGGGCCGATAAAAACACGTTTTATGCGTTTGGTGCTGATGAAGACGATCAGGGCTACATGACGCGTTATTCCTTCCAGGATTCGATTCGGGACGGGGCGACCCTGCCTCTACATTTCGAAGCACCCGATGTCAAACTGCACATCGCCCAGACAGCCATCGATGAAGCCTTTAAACAGATCACCGGCGACCTGAGTGAACAGGATCGGGATGACCTGTCCAAGAGGGCGGCAAAAATGGCTGCCCTGGTGAAATCGCCGGAACGAGTGAGGGGGATCTGCGAACATATTTTTCATCACTTTGAATCGAAGATCGACCCCAATGGCTTCAAGGGGATGATTGTCGCCTTCGACCGGGAGTGCTGTGACCTCTACAAAAAAATGATCGACGAAATTACCGGCGATCCGGAACTGTCGGAAGTCGTGATGTCGGTCACGCAGGGAGAGGACGAATATCAGAAATACAAGCGGGACCGCGATGAGGAAGAAAAGCTGCTGGATCGATTTCGCAACCCGAATGACCCACTGAAGCTGCTTATCGTTACGTCCAAACTGTTGACCGGATTTGATGCACCGATCCTGCAGGTACTCTACCTGGATAAGCCAATGAAGGATCACAACCTGCTGCAGGCCATCTGTAGAACAAACCGTGTCCTGAAGGATAAAACCCACGGATTGATTGTGGATTACATTGGGATCTTTGATGACGTCGCCCAGGCATTAACCTTCGACGAGAAAGCGGTGCAGCTGGTCATCTCCAACTTGGACGAGCTCAAAAAGGAATTGCCGGTTCGCTTGCAGGCCTGCTTGAGTTTCTTTCCGGAGGTTGATCGCAGCCTGGAAGGATACGAAGGCTTAATGCTGGCTCAGGATTGTCTCCCGAACAATGAAAAACGGGATGAGTTCGCCGCGGAGTATTCTCTGTTGTCGCGGCTCTGGGAGGCCCTCTCACCCGATGCCTGTTTGAATCCCTACACTGCGGATTATCGCTGGCTGACTCAGGTTTATGAATCGGTGAAACCAGCGAGCGGCAACGGCAAGCTGCTCTGGCATGCTTTAGGTGCGAAAACCATTGAACTGATCCACGAGCATACGCATCTGGATGCCGTCCACGACGACCTCGAGACATTGATCATGGACGCGGATGTGATCGACGCCGTTCAGGATGCCGGGGCCAAAGCCAGGCGGGTGGCGATGCAACTGATCGCCCGACTTCGGAAACACGCTGGCGATCCCAAGTTTGTCGAACTGGGAGAACGCCTGGAAAAACTCAGAGAGCGGCATGAAAAAGGTTTGGACGACAGCAAAGCCTTCCTTAAGAAACTGCTGCAGTTGGCGCGTGAAGTCGTTGAAGCAGAACAGAAAATAGAACCCGCTGATGAACAGGCCAAAGCGAAAGCAGCATTGACGGAACTATTCCAGGAAGTCAAAAACGAAGAAACGCCGATCATCGTGGAACGCATTGTCGACAAGATAGACGAGATCGTAAGAATCGTCCGCTTCGACGGCTGGCAAAGCACTTCCGGTGGCGAGCGAGAAGTCAAAAAGGCACTCCGCAGAGTCCTGCTCGATTTCAAACTACACGGCGACCAGGAACTGTTCGATCGAGCTTATGGGTACATTCGACAGTATTACTAA
- a CDS encoding restriction endonuclease subunit S, translating into MNNSSDEVNNKDWLTVRLGDVVVHKQELEREPAAAGFERFIKVEHLDPECLHISRWGNIENGDLPPTFYKVFRQGQVLFPTRNPHLRRIAFAEFDGICGEKTLTLEPNEKIYSHFLPFVFRTDNFWDYAQSMAIGSTNPHVRWRDIAAYKFPLPPKDEQQRIAEILRTGDMAIQSYEKVLSDTFALRAALIDQVIQPSEPTDDEWRKTTIEALVKDGAIAQPQDGNHGESHPKAASFVEAGIPFIMANNVRNSAVDLIGCKFIEKQLGDTLRIGFAYPGDVLLTHKGTVGEVAIVPELKTDYIMLTPQVTYYRVLDEDQIQRDFLYYSLQSCFIQRTLKQWSSQSTRAYVGIKAQRKLPIRVPRLNTQREAVAQVRCVDKKCKAIQSNLEYLQRLSKTLCKHLLGSYHVQ; encoded by the coding sequence ATGAATAACTCAAGTGACGAAGTGAACAATAAAGATTGGTTGACAGTACGTTTGGGTGATGTTGTCGTTCATAAACAAGAGCTGGAGAGAGAACCAGCAGCAGCTGGATTTGAACGATTTATTAAAGTCGAACATCTTGACCCCGAGTGTTTACATATTTCTCGTTGGGGAAATATTGAGAACGGAGATTTACCCCCAACATTTTACAAAGTGTTTCGTCAAGGTCAGGTACTATTCCCCACGCGAAATCCCCATTTACGTCGGATCGCCTTTGCAGAGTTCGATGGTATATGTGGAGAGAAGACATTGACTCTAGAGCCAAATGAAAAGATCTACAGTCATTTTCTTCCGTTTGTTTTTCGAACCGATAACTTTTGGGATTACGCCCAGTCGATGGCGATCGGTTCAACAAATCCACATGTAAGATGGAGAGATATCGCTGCGTACAAGTTCCCACTCCCGCCGAAAGATGAGCAGCAGCGGATTGCTGAAATCTTGCGTACAGGCGATATGGCAATTCAATCCTATGAAAAAGTGTTGTCAGATACATTTGCCTTACGAGCTGCTTTGATTGATCAAGTCATCCAGCCTTCAGAGCCGACTGATGATGAATGGAGGAAAACAACAATAGAAGCACTCGTCAAAGACGGAGCAATCGCCCAACCTCAGGATGGAAACCATGGGGAGTCTCATCCCAAAGCGGCAAGCTTCGTGGAAGCTGGCATCCCATTCATAATGGCTAATAATGTACGAAATAGCGCAGTCGATTTGATTGGTTGCAAGTTCATCGAGAAACAACTTGGGGATACTTTACGCATAGGTTTTGCTTACCCTGGGGATGTGCTACTAACACACAAAGGTACCGTTGGGGAAGTTGCCATAGTCCCTGAATTAAAAACTGATTACATCATGTTAACTCCGCAAGTGACATACTATCGAGTGCTAGACGAAGATCAAATTCAAAGAGACTTCCTCTATTATTCGTTACAGTCATGTTTCATCCAACGGACACTAAAACAATGGTCATCCCAATCAACTAGAGCTTACGTAGGTATCAAGGCTCAACGTAAACTACCGATCCGAGTACCGAGGCTGAATACTCAGCGAGAAGCGGTTGCACAGGTTCGATGCGTTGACAAAAAGTGCAAGGCAATACAGTCGAACTTGGAATACTTACAGAGGCTTTCTAAAACGCTTTGTAAGCATTTATTAGGTAGTTACCATGTTCAATGA
- a CDS encoding type I restriction-modification system subunit M — MTKRITQSQLESYLWGAAVLLRGYIDAGDYKQFIFPLLFYKRLCDVYDEEVAQALEESDGDEDYALFPENHRFQIPETAHWNQIRQVSKNVGKAIQDAMREIETANPEKLYGIFGDAQWTNKDRLPDHTLKELIEHFSKLTLSVANCPEDELGVGYEYLIKKFADDSGHTAAEFYTNRTVVHLMTELLKPKPGESIYDPTCGSGGMLLSCMAYLKQHKKEWRTLKLFGQERNLMTSAIARMNCFLHGIEDFQIVRGDTLSDPKFVTGDQLQQFDLCLANPPYSIKQWDRAAFSADPWGRSVYGTPPQNCADYAFWQHIICSLTPKNGRCAILFPHGVLFRDSERKMRQKLVASDVVEAVIGIGKDLFYNSTMPATVVICRTNKPRLRRKKVLFIDAKNEVSRERAQSFLLSEHISKIRDAYDCFVDIPNFASVVTLKEIQQNESDLRLPLYVSARPSLSEDSNTVAKSKSIEEAIQSWQSSSVHLRDSMNDLLVQLKGSGKQ, encoded by the coding sequence ATGACAAAACGCATCACCCAATCCCAACTTGAAAGCTATCTCTGGGGCGCTGCGGTGCTGCTGCGGGGGTATATTGATGCGGGCGACTACAAACAGTTCATCTTTCCGCTGCTGTTTTATAAGCGTCTGTGTGATGTCTATGACGAAGAAGTCGCACAGGCGCTGGAAGAATCGGACGGCGATGAAGACTATGCGCTCTTTCCCGAGAACCACCGCTTTCAGATCCCGGAAACCGCTCACTGGAACCAGATCCGTCAGGTCAGTAAAAACGTGGGCAAGGCGATCCAGGACGCCATGCGGGAAATTGAAACTGCTAACCCGGAGAAGCTGTATGGCATCTTCGGCGACGCGCAGTGGACGAACAAAGACCGTCTGCCCGATCATACTCTGAAAGAACTGATTGAGCACTTCAGTAAACTCACGCTCTCTGTTGCCAACTGTCCTGAAGATGAACTGGGTGTCGGCTACGAGTATCTGATCAAGAAATTCGCCGACGATTCCGGGCACACGGCTGCCGAGTTCTACACGAACAGGACGGTCGTGCATCTGATGACCGAGCTATTGAAACCCAAGCCAGGCGAATCGATCTACGATCCCACCTGCGGCAGTGGGGGCATGCTGCTCTCGTGTATGGCCTATCTCAAACAGCATAAAAAAGAATGGCGGACACTCAAGCTCTTTGGTCAGGAACGGAACCTGATGACCTCCGCCATCGCCCGGATGAACTGTTTTCTGCACGGCATTGAAGATTTCCAGATCGTCCGAGGAGATACGCTCTCCGATCCCAAATTCGTCACCGGAGATCAGTTGCAACAGTTTGATCTCTGTCTGGCCAATCCCCCGTATTCGATCAAACAATGGGACCGCGCCGCCTTCAGTGCTGATCCTTGGGGACGTTCTGTTTATGGTACTCCACCGCAAAACTGTGCCGACTATGCCTTTTGGCAACATATCATTTGCAGTCTCACGCCAAAGAATGGTCGATGTGCGATTCTGTTTCCACACGGTGTGTTGTTTCGAGATTCAGAACGTAAGATGCGACAGAAACTAGTCGCGAGTGATGTAGTGGAGGCTGTCATTGGGATTGGTAAAGATTTGTTCTATAACTCGACAATGCCTGCAACGGTCGTCATTTGCAGAACGAATAAACCGCGTTTGCGACGGAAGAAGGTTTTGTTTATTGATGCGAAGAATGAAGTTAGCCGCGAGAGAGCACAGAGTTTCTTACTCTCCGAGCATATCTCAAAAATCCGTGATGCTTACGATTGCTTTGTGGACATACCGAACTTTGCATCAGTCGTCACACTGAAGGAAATCCAGCAAAACGAAAGCGACCTGCGATTGCCTCTTTATGTATCTGCAAGACCGTCCCTTTCAGAAGATTCAAATACTGTAGCTAAGTCGAAAAGTATTGAAGAAGCGATCCAATCCTGGCAATCAAGCTCCGTACATCTTCGTGATTCGATGAATGACCTTCTCGTACAGTTGAAAGGGAGCGGCAAGCAATGA
- a CDS encoding type I restriction-modification system subunit M produces the protein MSHQESLELNQLANHLWESANILRGPVDAADFKTFIFPLLFFKRISDVYDEELAEALEESDGDRQYALFPENHRFQIPEDCHWEDVRKKTSNVGKALSRAMREIEKANPDTLYGIFGDAQWTNKDRLSDALLRDLLEHFSRLPLGNKSARADILGQAYEYLIKKFADATNKKAGEFYTPRSVVNLMVRILDPREGETIYDPACGTGGMLIEAIHHVREAGGNIKTLWGKLYGQEKNLTTSAIARMNLFLHGVEDFEVIRGDTLRHPAFHTGDNLATYNCVIANPPFSLEKWGEEVWTSDAYGRNFAGMPPAKSGDYAWVQHMIKSMVAKTGRMAVVLPHGALFRMGAEGKIRQKLLGMDILDAVIGLGPNLFYGTGLAACIMVFRNKKPAKHRKKVLIIDASKEFKKGRAQNELLPEHVDKIYQWYKDHKDVEGAARLVSLDEIKENDWNLNIPRYVEPVVEEETITVEEALANLKTSLEEAYKAENNLIALLQEYGLAKENK, from the coding sequence ATGAGCCACCAGGAATCCCTTGAACTAAACCAGCTTGCCAATCATCTCTGGGAATCGGCCAACATCCTCCGCGGCCCGGTTGACGCTGCGGACTTCAAAACGTTCATTTTTCCCCTGCTGTTCTTTAAACGCATTTCTGATGTCTACGACGAAGAACTCGCTGAGGCACTCGAAGAATCAGACGGCGATCGTCAGTACGCACTCTTCCCCGAAAACCATCGCTTTCAGATCCCGGAAGACTGTCACTGGGAAGACGTACGTAAAAAAACATCCAATGTCGGCAAAGCACTCTCCCGTGCCATGCGTGAGATCGAGAAGGCCAATCCAGACACGCTCTACGGGATCTTTGGGGATGCCCAATGGACGAACAAAGATCGGCTTTCCGACGCGCTGTTACGCGATCTGTTAGAGCATTTCTCCAGACTGCCGCTGGGAAACAAATCGGCGCGGGCAGATATTTTGGGCCAGGCTTATGAATACCTGATCAAGAAATTCGCCGATGCCACGAACAAGAAAGCAGGCGAGTTCTATACTCCCCGCAGTGTTGTCAACCTGATGGTTCGCATTCTGGACCCGCGTGAGGGAGAAACCATCTACGATCCGGCCTGTGGTACCGGGGGCATGCTGATTGAAGCCATCCACCATGTGCGCGAGGCGGGCGGCAACATCAAGACACTCTGGGGCAAACTTTATGGCCAGGAGAAAAACCTGACCACCTCCGCCATCGCCCGCATGAACCTGTTCCTGCACGGCGTGGAAGATTTCGAAGTCATTCGCGGAGACACACTCCGCCACCCGGCTTTTCACACGGGAGACAATCTGGCCACCTACAACTGTGTGATTGCCAATCCCCCGTTCTCTCTCGAAAAATGGGGCGAAGAGGTCTGGACCAGTGACGCCTACGGACGCAACTTCGCAGGAATGCCCCCCGCCAAAAGCGGGGACTACGCCTGGGTACAGCACATGATCAAATCCATGGTAGCGAAAACAGGCCGCATGGCGGTCGTCCTGCCTCACGGGGCTCTGTTCCGTATGGGGGCGGAAGGCAAGATCCGACAGAAGCTGCTCGGCATGGATATTCTCGATGCCGTCATCGGCCTGGGGCCGAACCTGTTCTATGGCACCGGACTCGCCGCCTGCATCATGGTCTTTCGGAATAAGAAACCCGCAAAGCACCGCAAAAAAGTATTGATCATCGACGCTTCGAAAGAGTTCAAAAAAGGACGTGCCCAGAACGAACTGCTCCCCGAACACGTCGACAAAATCTACCAGTGGTACAAAGATCATAAAGACGTCGAAGGCGCCGCTCGCCTCGTCTCACTGGATGAAATCAAGGAAAACGACTGGAACCTGAATATACCCCGCTATGTAGAACCGGTGGTTGAGGAAGAGACGATTACTGTGGAAGAGGCACTGGCAAATCTGAAGACGAGTTTAGAAGAAGCTTATAAAGCAGAAAACAATTTGATTGCTTTACTTCAAGAATATGGTTTAGCAAAGGAAAACAAATAA